CGGGCCCGGTGGGGCGGACGGGTCGGATGGACCCGATGGGTCGGACGGGCCGGGCGGGGCGGGCAGGTCGGACGGGCCCGGTGGGTCGGGCAGGTCGGACGGGCCCGGTGGCCCGGACGGGTCGAGACGGGTGCGTGCGTGGGGTCCGCCCGGGCGGGTCGGACGGGCCGGGTCGCCGCGGGCGCGGGTGCCGCCTGGGCGGGTGTCCAGGGCGGAGGAGCGGGGGAGCGAGGTCCGGTGCGGCGGAGAGGTGCCGCGGCCGGCGAAGGCGCGCGACATGCGGCGGAGAGGGTGCGGCACGTGGAGCGGGGCGGGGGATGCGCGGGGCGTGTGACCGCCCCGTGACGGGCCGGGCGCGTCCGGACGAACCGGACCGCGACGGGCCTGTTCGGGCCCGAGCCGGGAGGGCGGCAAACGGATTTGGGTGAACGGCCACCGACCGTGTAATGTCTTCATCGCTCGCCCCAATAGCTCAGTCGGCAGAGCGTCTCCATGGTAAGGAGAAGGTCTACGGTTCGATTCCGTATTGGGGCTCTGGTGTGGGGAGAACCTCGCCTTCGGGTGAGGTGATCCATACATCAAAGCGGTGTAGCTCAGTCGGTAGAGCAAGCGGCTCATAATCGCTGTGTCACCGGTTCAAGTCCGGTCACCGCTACTCCCAGTAGCCGATTGTGGGGTCGGTCCTTCGATCGGCTACTCTTTTCTGCGTTCCATCCGTCCATTTGTCCGTCAAGGAGCACTCACGTGGCTGCCACCGACGTCCGCCCGAAGATCACGCTGGCCTGCGTGGAGTGCAAGGAGCGGAACTACATCACCAAGAAGAACCGGCGTAACAACCCGGACCGTCTTGAGATGAAGAAGCACTGCCCGCGCTGCAACGCGCACACTGCGCACCGCGAAACGCGCTAAGAACAGGCTCGTACACGAGGCCGTCCCCATCGGGGGCGGCCTCGTGTCGTTTCCCTCCACGCACGACCGCACCACCCCAGCACCATCGCACCACCCGCACACCCCACCGCAACCTCACCGAGCCGGCACCACGGCCGGCCCCAGACAGGACCGCAGGAGGTACCGCGTCCATGGCGCTCGACCAGTCCTTCGTCGGGCGGAGCTACCCGCCCACCACGCCGTACGAGGTCGGCCGGGAGAAGATCCGCGAATTCGCCGAGGCCGTCGGCGACGCGAACCCGGTGTACACCGACACGGAGGCCGCGAAGGCGCTCGGACACCCCGAGGTGATCGCCCCGCCCACGTTCGTGTTCGCCATCACGTTCAAGGCGGCCGGCCAGGTCATCGCCGACCCGCAGCTGGGGCTCGACTACAGCCGGGTCGTGCACGGCGACCAGAAGTTCGCGTACAGCCGTCCCGTACGGGCCGGGGACCGCCTGTCGGTCACCTCCACCATCGAGGCGATCAAGTCCCTCGCGGGCAACGACATCCTCGACATCCGGGGCGAGGTGCACGACGAGGCCGGTGAGCACGTGGTGACCGCCTGGACGAAGCTCGTGGCGCGCGCCGCAGAGGAGGCGTGAGGAACATCATGACCGCGAAGATCGCATTCGACGAGGTCGAGGTCGGCACGGAGCTGCCGGCCCAGAGCTTCCCGGTGACCCGCGCCACACTGGTGCGGTACGCGGGCGCCTCCGGGGACTTCAACCCCATCCACTGGAACGAGCGGTTCGCCCGCGAGGTCGGCCTGCCGGACGTCATCGCGCACGGCATGTTCACGATGGCCTCGGCCGTACGCGTCGTCACCGACTGGGTCGGCGACCCCGCCGCGGTCGTCGAGTACGGCGTCCGCTTCACCAAGCCGGTCATCGTGCCCGACGACGAGCAGGGCGCCCTGATCGAGGTCAGCGCGAAGGTCGCCGCGAAGCTGGACGACGGCCGGGTCCGCGTCGACCTCACCGCCACCAGCGCGGGTCAGAAGGTCCTCGGCATGTCCCGTGCGGTGGTCCAGCTCGCCTGACGCGGCCACCGGGCCGGCCCGCCTGACGCGGGCCGGCCGCCGGGACGGCGGGGCGCAGCGCACGATCGCCCCGCCCCACCGCCACCCGCCGCCCCTGGCGTCAGGCCCGCCCCGGCGCGAGACGCGCCCCGCCGTCCCGTACGGCCCCACGCCTGCCGCTCGCCCTCCAGTACCCGGCCCTCGTCTCGCCCGGCGCCCGGCATCACCAGCCGCGCCCCGGCCGCCCGTAGGGGCCCGGTCTCAGGCCCCGCCCGCCTACGGCTCAGACGCCGGACCCGCCGCCTGTACGGACGGACGCCCGGTGCCCGGCCCAAGCCGTGCCCCGGCGCCCGTAGGACCCCCCGAGCGTCAGGCCCGCCCGCCCTCCGTACCGCCCGTGCGCGCCAGACGCGCCCCTGCCCGTGGGTCCGCCCGGCGCCGGACCCGCCGCATCGGACCGCCCGCCGCAGACGTACCGCCCGCCGCAGACGGACGCCCTCCGCGACGCCCCTCCGCGACGCCCGGCGGCCGTGGGCCGGGGCCGATGGGTGGGGCACCGTAGGCTTGGGCGCGTGCAGGAACTCCACGACGCTCCCCTCGCCCCCCTGACCACGTTCCGGCTCGGCGGCCCCGCCACGCGGCTGCTCACGGCCACCACCGACGACGACGTCGTCGCCGCCGTGCGCGAAGCCGACCGGTCCGGTACGCCGCTGCTGGTCATCGGTGGCGGGTCCAACCTGGTCATCGGTGACAAGGGCTTCGACGGCACCGCCCTGCGCGTCGCGACCCGCGGCCTCACCCTCGACGGCACCCGCCTGGAGCTCGCCGCGGGCGAGGTCTGGACCGACGCCGTCGCCCGCACCGTGGAGGCCGGGCTCGCCGGCGTCGAGTGCCTGGCCGGCATCCCCGGCTCCGCCGGCGCCACCCCCATCCAGAACGT
This portion of the Streptomyces changanensis genome encodes:
- the rpmG gene encoding 50S ribosomal protein L33 is translated as MAATDVRPKITLACVECKERNYITKKNRRNNPDRLEMKKHCPRCNAHTAHRETR
- a CDS encoding MaoC family dehydratase N-terminal domain-containing protein, which codes for MALDQSFVGRSYPPTTPYEVGREKIREFAEAVGDANPVYTDTEAAKALGHPEVIAPPTFVFAITFKAAGQVIADPQLGLDYSRVVHGDQKFAYSRPVRAGDRLSVTSTIEAIKSLAGNDILDIRGEVHDEAGEHVVTAWTKLVARAAEEA
- a CDS encoding MaoC family dehydratase; translation: MTAKIAFDEVEVGTELPAQSFPVTRATLVRYAGASGDFNPIHWNERFAREVGLPDVIAHGMFTMASAVRVVTDWVGDPAAVVEYGVRFTKPVIVPDDEQGALIEVSAKVAAKLDDGRVRVDLTATSAGQKVLGMSRAVVQLA